One genomic segment of Misgurnus anguillicaudatus chromosome 23, ASM2758022v2, whole genome shotgun sequence includes these proteins:
- the LOC129453019 gene encoding uncharacterized protein has protein sequence MLLFFIFSLSLNAVFGEKVSVLEGNVVSFKTGVTDMRKLYLIWLYRDAIIAKMNEGNINLYDTDDGIFEDRLQLDNQTGSLTISDIRTKHAGPYQLKIITNETFIKTFSLTVQDVFFAGVENRREGDSVTLNTGVTEIKKHNLMMWMFGPSNPDIRLAEIIINDSISYDFDERYKDRLHVDHQTGSLTIRDLKTTDTGVYQLQISNSKETIYKRYNVFVAAAEPGLSASYIGLICAAVLLPILGAIILVVAIGYRRKYAHLKGNWCNLPMIEFLYCTVQ, from the exons atgttgctgttttttatCTTCTCGTTAAGTTTAAATG ctgtgtttggtGAAAAAGTTTCAGTGCTGGAGGGAAATGTAGTCTCATTTAAAACTGGAGTTACTGACATGCGTAAACTTTATCTGATCTGGTTGTACAGAGATGCTATTATAGCTAAAATGAATGAAGgaaatattaatttgtatgatACTGATGATGGGATATTTGAAGACAGACTTCAGTTGGACAATCAGACTGGATCTCTCACTATCAGCGATATCAGAACCAAACACGCTGGACCTTATCAACTAAAAATAATCACAAATGAAACCTTCATCAAAACATTCAGTCTTACTGTACAGG aTGTGTTTTTTGCTGGAGTAGAAAACAGAAGAGAAGGAGATTCGGTCACATTAAACACTGGAGTGACTGAAATAAAGAAACACAATCTAATGATGTGGATGTTTGGACCTTCAAATCCAGACATCCGTCTTGCTGAAATCATCATAAATGATAGCATCTCATATGATTTTGATGAGAGATACAAAGACAGACTTCATGTGGATCATCAGACCGGATCTCTCACCATCAGAGATCTCAAAACTACAGACACAGGAGTTTATCAACTACAGATCTCCAACAGCAAAGAGACCATATACAAGAGATACAATGTATTCGTGG CCGCTGCAGAACCAGGACTGTCTGCATCATATATAGGACTGATATGTGCTGCTGTCCTGTTGCCTATACTGGGAGCTATAATACTGGTTGTGGCTATTGGATATAGGAGGAAATACGCTCATCTAAAAGGTAACTGGTGTAATCTACCGATGATTGAGTtcttgtactgtactgtacagtaG
- the LOC129453018 gene encoding uncharacterized protein, translating to MISLKLFLNVFCLSETDKMKTVSVMEGNSAILKTGITEIQDHHKIIWRFGAKGPIIAQVHKKTYTVPYTDDERFRNKLHLDNETGDLTVNDVRIRISGDYHREITRRNKITKSKRFRVVVLVDTIKVTEGESVDLQTGISELQDDDQIQWRSEAKDAIIAVRNGKTDKNMTLNHQTGSLTIKNIENSHSGVYELQIKNKNTTSYMKFNVLVWLNTLKHTAGDSVTLHTQVSELNEDHQILWMFGDKNTRIAEINRASGETQTYVYDGNDERFRDRLTLNEQNGDLTIRNISRGHSDVYKLQINSRSESTCKSFILAINEKLESVMEGESITLHTDLTDIQSDEVMILWMFGPEESLIAKADMNNQMLYDGADERFKDKLQLDQTGSLTITGINSKHTGLYRLQIISNKETKYKRYRVSLRGRERDGTAGHIEMVSEAIPLLPIETSQQQQ from the exons ATGATATCTCTAAAACTGTTCTTGaatgttttctgtttgtctgaGACAGATAAAATGAAGActgtgtcagtgatggagggaaaTTCTGCCATATTGAAAACTGGGATCACTGAAATACAAGACCATCATAAAATAATCTGGCGGTTCGGAGCAAAAGGCCCCATCATCGCTCAGGTTCATAAAAAGACCTATACTGTCCCATATACTGATGATGAGAGatttagaaacaaacttcaTCTGGATAATGAGACCGGAGATCTCACCGTCAATGATGTCAGAATCAGGATCTCTGGAGATTATCATCGGGAGATCACCAGAAGAAACAAAATCACTAAATCAAAGAGATTCAGAGTTGTTGTCCTAG TGGACACAATAAAGGTTACAGAAGGAGAGTCTGTTGACCTACAGACGGGCATTTCTGAACTACAGGATGATGATCAGATACAGTGGAGATCTGAAGCTAAAGATGCCATCATAGCTGTAAGAAATGGAAAGACTGATAAAAACATGACGTTGAACCATCAGACTGGATCTCTTACCATCAAAAACATTGAAAACTCCCACTCTGGAGTTTATgaactacaaattaaaaacaaaaatacaacttcATATATGAAATTCAATGTTCTTGTCTGGT taaatacattaaaacataCAGCGGGTGATTCTGTCACTTTACACACTCAAGTCTCAGAACTGAATGAAGACCATCAGATACTGTGGATGTTTGGAGATAAAAACACTCGTATAGCTGAAATCAACCGAGCCAGCGGTGAGACTCAGACGTATGTATATGATGGTAATGATGAGAGATTCAGAGATAGACTGACACTGAATGAACAGAATGGAGATCTGACCATCAGAAACATcagcagaggacattcagatgTTTATAAACTCCAGATCAACAGCAGATCAGAGAGCACATGCAAGAGTTTCATACTTGCAATAAATG AGAAACTGgagtcagtgatggagggagaatCTATCACACTACACACTGATCTTACTGACATACAGAGTGATGAAGTGATGATACTGTGGATGTTTGGACCTGAAGAAAGTCTCATAGCTAAAGCTGATATGAACAACCAGATGCTTTATGATGGTGCTGATGAAAGATTCAAAGACAAACTACAGCTGGATCAGACTGGATCTCTCACCATCACAGGCATCAACAGTAAACACACAGGACTTTATAGACTACAGATCATCAGCAACAAAGAAACCAAATACAAGAGATACAGAGTTTCTCTTCGTG GTCGAGAAAGAGACGGTACGGCAGGTCATATAGAGATGGTGTCAGAGGCGATTCCTTTACTTCCCATTGAAACTTCACAACAGCAGCAGTAG